From Acidihalobacter aeolianus, a single genomic window includes:
- the bufB gene encoding MNIO family bufferin maturase, translating to MNAPDRQGDVAPIPAQAGIGLRAEYEREILLGGTAAAWLEAHSENYFGPGGRPLRNLRMLAERYPLSLHGVGMGLGNTDPMDDGHLRRLRMLADQVQPALISEHLCWNARGGRHFNDLLPLPYTEEAVAHVAERIGRVQDTLGRQILLENVSSYLEFDASTLREWEFVSAVAESADCGILLDVNNVYVNACNHGYAALDFICALDRRRVREIHLAGHTRREFEDGTVLRIDTHDQPVCAEVWALYRETLELVGPRPTLIEWDAALPPLAVLETEAATAEGLLGEVQDVDIV from the coding sequence ATGAACGCGCCTGACCGCCAAGGCGATGTTGCTCCGATCCCGGCACAGGCCGGGATCGGGCTACGTGCCGAATACGAACGGGAAATCCTGCTGGGCGGCACTGCAGCCGCCTGGCTCGAGGCCCATAGCGAAAACTATTTCGGTCCGGGAGGCCGGCCGTTGCGCAATCTGCGTATGCTGGCCGAGCGTTACCCGCTAAGCCTGCATGGCGTCGGCATGGGGCTGGGCAATACGGATCCCATGGACGACGGACACCTGCGGCGGCTGCGCATGCTGGCCGATCAGGTGCAACCGGCGCTGATATCCGAACACCTGTGTTGGAACGCACGGGGCGGCAGGCACTTCAACGACCTGCTGCCGCTGCCCTATACCGAGGAAGCGGTCGCGCATGTCGCGGAGCGTATCGGTCGGGTGCAGGACACGCTCGGACGGCAGATCCTGCTGGAGAACGTCTCCAGCTATCTGGAGTTCGATGCCTCGACGCTGCGCGAGTGGGAATTCGTGAGCGCCGTGGCCGAATCGGCCGACTGCGGCATTCTTCTCGACGTCAACAACGTCTACGTGAATGCCTGCAATCACGGCTATGCAGCGCTGGATTTCATTTGTGCGCTTGACCGGCGGCGCGTGCGGGAGATCCATCTGGCCGGGCATACGCGACGTGAATTCGAGGACGGTACGGTGCTGCGCATCGATACGCACGATCAACCCGTCTGCGCCGAGGTTTGGGCGCTCTATCGAGAAACTCTGGAGCTGGTCGGCCCGCGCCCTACCCTGATCGAATGGGATGCCGCCCTGCCCCCGCTTGCGGTGCTTGAGACGGAAGCGGCAACCGCGGAAGGGCTACTGGGAGAGGTTCAGGATGTCGACATTGTCTGA
- a CDS encoding RNA polymerase sigma factor, translating into MQHDHELLESAKMGDQEAVEKLLISCRPDLQRIAKSQCSSSVDPDDAVQESMMQIYRRLGTLRTLVSFPAWIFSIVRRECSRLLRSMRGLTTLPEPDNIVFIYTENPGLQYDLISAIQSLPDKYRAVIILRDVEEYSISEIANQLALTREAVKSRIHRGRQMIQEYLDD; encoded by the coding sequence ATGCAGCATGACCACGAACTTCTTGAATCGGCCAAAATGGGCGATCAGGAAGCTGTCGAGAAATTACTGATTTCGTGTCGTCCAGATCTGCAAAGGATCGCCAAATCCCAATGCTCGAGCAGCGTGGACCCAGACGATGCCGTGCAGGAGTCCATGATGCAAATTTATCGGAGACTAGGCACGCTTCGGACACTGGTTTCATTTCCTGCATGGATTTTTTCGATTGTGCGAAGGGAGTGTTCCAGACTATTACGATCCATGCGCGGACTTACGACTCTGCCTGAGCCGGATAATATTGTATTTATTTATACCGAGAATCCAGGATTACAATATGACTTGATCTCGGCCATTCAGTCTCTTCCTGATAAATACCGGGCAGTAATCATTTTGAGAGATGTCGAGGAATACTCGATTTCAGAGATTGCAAATCAACTTGCACTCACGCGAGAAGCGGTTAAAAGCCGCATCCATCGTGGGCGTCAAATGATTCAGGAGTATCTCGACGATTAA
- a CDS encoding rhodanese-like domain-containing protein — protein sequence MTKKISPDELAELIDNAQNFVLIDTLPRTAYDEGHLPGAISIVSDEILTRAPREVPDRGKMIVVYCASAVCQRAGLAAERLESLGYMNVLHYVDGKRGWLDSGRELEAS from the coding sequence ATGACTAAAAAGATATCGCCTGATGAACTCGCTGAGCTTATCGATAACGCCCAGAATTTTGTCTTGATTGATACGTTACCGCGTACGGCCTACGATGAAGGTCATTTGCCGGGCGCCATTAGCATCGTATCGGATGAGATCCTGACACGGGCGCCACGTGAAGTTCCGGACCGCGGTAAGATGATTGTGGTCTATTGCGCGAGCGCGGTCTGCCAGCGTGCCGGCTTGGCGGCCGAGCGGCTGGAGTCACTGGGGTATATGAACGTCCTCCATTACGTCGATGGCAAGCGCGGCTGGCTCGACAGCGGGCGAGAGCTGGAGGCTTCCTGA
- a CDS encoding TetR/AcrR family transcriptional regulator, with protein sequence MPWEKSFDEDKIVGKAMNIFWAKGFETASMADLIAGTGIARGSLYNAFGGKRQLFVKALEKYDRENRRTILADMEALDDPTRAIATLFDFIVSETVADMDRKGCFLVNTSLDLAMHDDQVKRIVKHGMGEFEAFFRRSIEVAQARGQVPGSLDPVTTAKGLLAMVVAIRLLGRGVYDASTLKAIAAQAQRLLH encoded by the coding sequence ATGCCCTGGGAAAAGTCATTCGACGAAGACAAGATCGTCGGCAAGGCGATGAATATTTTTTGGGCCAAGGGTTTTGAGACGGCCTCCATGGCCGATCTCATCGCCGGCACGGGCATAGCGCGTGGCAGCCTCTACAATGCCTTTGGAGGCAAGCGTCAACTGTTCGTCAAGGCGCTGGAAAAATACGACCGGGAGAACCGGCGCACGATCCTAGCCGACATGGAGGCGCTGGATGATCCGACGCGAGCCATTGCCACACTGTTTGATTTCATTGTGTCGGAAACTGTTGCCGATATGGACAGGAAGGGCTGTTTTCTCGTCAATACCTCCCTTGATCTGGCCATGCATGACGATCAAGTCAAGCGCATCGTGAAGCACGGTATGGGCGAATTCGAGGCGTTCTTCCGACGCAGCATCGAGGTCGCGCAGGCGCGTGGGCAAGTCCCCGGTTCCCTCGATCCGGTGACCACCGCCAAGGGACTGCTTGCAATGGTCGTCGCCATCCGCCTGCTTGGCCGCGGCGTCTACGACGCATCGACACTCAAGGCCATTGCCGCCCAGGCACAGCGCCTGCTGCACTGA
- a CDS encoding YnfA family protein: MALLRIVLLFVVTAVAEIVGCYLPWLVIKQGKPLWLLLPAAVSLAAFAWLLTLHPTAAGRTYAAYGGVYIAVAIGWLWMVEGIRPSLRDVIGALVALTGMAIIMFAPRQ, translated from the coding sequence CTGGCCTTGCTGCGCATCGTGCTCCTGTTTGTCGTCACGGCGGTGGCCGAGATCGTCGGCTGCTATCTGCCCTGGCTCGTGATCAAGCAGGGCAAGCCGCTTTGGCTGCTGTTGCCCGCGGCGGTTTCGCTGGCCGCATTCGCGTGGTTATTGACCCTGCATCCCACCGCGGCTGGGCGAACATATGCCGCGTATGGTGGCGTATATATCGCCGTGGCAATCGGCTGGCTATGGATGGTCGAAGGGATACGTCCCAGTCTGCGGGATGTTATCGGCGCTCTCGTCGCTCTCACCGGGATGGCCATTATCATGTTTGCGCCCAGGCAGTAG
- the bufA1 gene encoding BufA1 family periplasmic bufferin-type metallophore: MRSHHKVLKVALASVVASAALAAGTAANAASGPKMVKCFGVNAAYRNDCKTATGSCAGTDPKARDPNAFIMVPQGVCGMIAGGTTHPSDVALKREQMFHHKLMEMSPEKREMVKKMLEMKREKLLDESGS, translated from the coding sequence ATGAGATCGCACCATAAAGTACTTAAAGTCGCTCTTGCCAGCGTTGTCGCTTCTGCAGCCCTGGCTGCAGGTACTGCAGCCAACGCAGCCTCTGGCCCGAAAATGGTCAAGTGCTTCGGCGTCAATGCGGCCTATCGCAACGACTGCAAAACCGCCACCGGTTCCTGCGCCGGCACCGATCCGAAAGCGCGCGATCCGAACGCCTTCATCATGGTGCCGCAGGGCGTATGCGGCATGATCGCGGGCGGCACAACGCATCCCAGCGATGTTGCCCTCAAACGCGAGCAGATGTTCCACCACAAGCTGATGGAGATGTCGCCGGAGAAACGCGAGATGGTCAAGAAAATGCTCGAAATGAAGCGCGAAAAACTGCTTGATGAGAGCGGTTCCTGA
- a CDS encoding tetratricopeptide repeat protein, whose product MAPEFYHLTPQFGYGGVEHVAGQNLRKMIPISYCHLSADNMLPIYALITNETVAVAYQDRLSLKHSEFAKKLTELKKMTAREIANTQYRRGAWFDPMQTKIGNKNQKSWKQANYWYRKSAANGSAKAQCRLARDYARGLGFPASATKAIYWYRRSADQGNPIAEVNMAIAYANGIDVHSDPHRVVYWFRKAALQSNIMAENNLGIAYELGRGVHRNYNKAIHWFSLAASKGDARAQYNLGSMYFRGLGVSKNMRLADYWLNKSAAQGDYSAKSALRHIKYIAKEKTTVAYHNKKENKNTRGN is encoded by the coding sequence ATGGCCCCGGAATTTTATCATTTGACGCCGCAATTCGGCTATGGTGGCGTAGAACACGTAGCGGGGCAAAACTTGCGTAAAATGATTCCGATATCTTATTGCCATCTGAGCGCTGATAACATGTTACCAATCTACGCGTTGATAACCAATGAAACGGTTGCTGTCGCATACCAAGATAGATTGAGCTTAAAACACAGCGAATTCGCAAAAAAATTAACCGAACTCAAAAAAATGACAGCTCGAGAGATTGCCAATACCCAATATAGACGTGGCGCTTGGTTTGATCCGATGCAAACGAAAATCGGCAACAAAAACCAAAAGTCATGGAAACAGGCGAACTATTGGTATCGAAAGTCTGCTGCAAATGGAAGCGCAAAAGCACAGTGCCGATTGGCTAGAGATTATGCAAGAGGTCTTGGGTTCCCCGCCAGCGCGACAAAAGCCATCTACTGGTATCGTCGTTCAGCCGATCAGGGCAACCCAATCGCAGAAGTCAATATGGCTATTGCATATGCCAATGGTATTGATGTGCACTCCGACCCGCACAGGGTTGTTTATTGGTTTAGAAAAGCTGCATTACAATCCAATATCATGGCTGAAAACAATCTCGGTATTGCTTATGAACTCGGCCGAGGCGTTCATCGCAATTACAATAAAGCGATACATTGGTTTTCTTTGGCCGCATCGAAGGGTGATGCACGTGCCCAATACAATCTGGGAAGCATGTATTTTCGAGGATTAGGGGTCTCGAAAAATATGCGCCTCGCTGACTACTGGCTAAACAAATCAGCGGCGCAAGGAGATTATTCTGCGAAATCAGCATTAAGGCACATCAAATATATTGCGAAAGAAAAAACAACCGTTGCTTATCACAACAAGAAAGAAAACAAGAATACGAGAGGTAACTGA
- a CDS encoding IS5 family transposase: MRGADIHQDGLFSTVSPEQRVPKDHPLRPIRRMVDQALKELDADFDALYAHMGRDSIPPEKLLRAQLLMAFYTIRSERLLVEQIDYNLLFRWFVGFSMDDPVWHHSTFTKNRDRLLAGDVARTFFARVLDQARAADLLSSEHFSVDGTLIEALASHKSYRPRDEDAPPSGGGRNPTVDFRGQKRCRETHVSRTDPDALLYRKSEGTTAKLSYLGHLLMENRHGLIVESQTSQATGTAEREAGVELVDALGGSHRITLGADKNYDTQGFVAAMRGRNVTPHVAQNTAGRRSAIDGRTIGHPGYRTSLTIRKRIEECFGWLKTIAGLRKSRFVGREKLDFQFVLSAAAYNLVRMRNLGLAAC; this comes from the coding sequence ATGCGCGGTGCCGACATACATCAGGATGGGCTGTTCAGCACGGTCAGCCCGGAGCAACGGGTGCCGAAGGACCATCCTCTGCGCCCGATCCGGCGGATGGTCGATCAAGCGCTCAAAGAACTCGACGCTGACTTCGATGCGCTGTATGCCCATATGGGCCGTGACTCGATCCCGCCGGAGAAGCTGCTGCGCGCGCAACTGTTGATGGCGTTCTACACCATCCGCAGCGAACGCCTGTTGGTCGAACAGATCGACTACAACCTGCTGTTTCGCTGGTTTGTGGGCTTTTCCATGGACGATCCGGTCTGGCACCACTCCACGTTTACCAAGAACCGTGACCGCCTGCTTGCAGGCGATGTGGCCCGCACCTTCTTCGCCCGGGTGCTGGATCAGGCCCGTGCGGCCGATCTGCTGTCTAGCGAACACTTCAGCGTCGATGGCACGTTGATCGAAGCGCTGGCCTCGCACAAGAGCTACCGGCCCCGGGACGAGGACGCGCCGCCGAGCGGTGGCGGGCGCAATCCCACGGTGGACTTTCGCGGGCAGAAGCGGTGTCGGGAAACGCACGTCTCCAGGACCGACCCGGATGCCTTGCTGTATCGCAAGAGCGAAGGCACGACCGCCAAGCTCAGCTACCTCGGACACCTGCTGATGGAAAACCGCCACGGCCTGATCGTCGAGTCGCAGACGAGCCAGGCCACCGGCACGGCCGAGCGCGAGGCCGGTGTCGAGCTTGTCGACGCGCTCGGCGGGAGCCACCGGATCACGCTGGGCGCGGACAAGAACTATGACACGCAAGGCTTTGTGGCGGCGATGCGTGGACGAAACGTCACGCCGCATGTGGCTCAGAACACGGCCGGGCGCCGCTCGGCCATCGACGGGCGCACCATCGGCCATCCCGGTTACCGAACCAGCCTGACGATCCGCAAGCGGATCGAAGAATGCTTCGGTTGGCTCAAGACCATTGCGGGTCTGCGCAAAAGTCGGTTTGTCGGACGCGAGAAACTGGATTTCCAGTTTGTGCTCAGCGCGGCGGCCTACAACCTGGTGCGGATGCGCAATCTGGGACTGGCAGCATGTTGA
- a CDS encoding HvfC/BufC N-terminal domain-containing protein — translation MSTLSELQGAFAAVLDDPECTAPLEIADGNLSASRRIAIYRNNVRISRRDALAGIYPAVCALVGEAFFEIVAEDYAWQTPSVSGDLRAYGETFPDHLAGQPKLAALSYLPDVARLEWAWHTCFHAAEVTPLGVPDLAVLADAVDPGLALIPAARLLSPRFAAAEIWSFALDLERHPEGLDLDTLEAAPLLVARPGEEVFVLSLGEPDYRWLVLVDQGASLADALDETLALHPDFDFAQSLSQMLAYGVLCVPQTGEDHDPR, via the coding sequence ATGTCGACATTGTCTGAGCTGCAAGGTGCATTCGCGGCGGTGTTGGATGACCCGGAATGCACCGCGCCGCTCGAGATAGCCGACGGTAATCTCTCTGCTTCCCGCCGCATCGCGATCTATCGGAACAACGTGCGCATCAGTCGCCGAGATGCGCTTGCCGGGATCTACCCCGCCGTGTGCGCACTGGTAGGTGAGGCGTTTTTCGAGATCGTTGCAGAGGATTATGCGTGGCAGACACCCTCGGTCAGTGGCGACCTGCGCGCCTACGGCGAGACATTCCCCGACCACCTCGCCGGGCAGCCGAAACTTGCCGCTCTGTCTTATCTTCCGGACGTCGCCCGCCTCGAATGGGCCTGGCACACCTGCTTCCATGCCGCGGAAGTCACGCCTCTGGGCGTGCCGGACCTGGCTGTGCTGGCGGACGCGGTCGACCCCGGGCTGGCCCTCATACCGGCCGCCCGACTGCTGAGTCCGCGATTTGCCGCAGCCGAGATCTGGTCGTTTGCGCTCGACCTGGAACGTCACCCAGAAGGGCTCGACCTCGACACGCTCGAAGCGGCGCCGTTGCTCGTGGCGCGTCCAGGCGAAGAGGTATTCGTGCTGTCGCTGGGCGAACCCGACTATCGCTGGCTGGTTCTCGTCGACCAAGGCGCGTCCCTCGCGGATGCGCTGGATGAAACGCTCGCGTTACATCCCGATTTCGATTTCGCGCAAAGCCTGTCGCAGATGCTGGCGTACGGGGTCTTATGCGTGCCCCAAACAGGAGAAGATCATGATCCTCGATAA
- a CDS encoding DoxX family protein, whose amino-acid sequence MILDKSVDVYARVSAILNKASPLADLLLRLWVAEVFWRAGMVKIQSMYSTMYMFQHVYHVPLLPPDVAAYMATGIELGFPILLALGLFTRFAAGFLFVYNIIAVISFPALWSTGFTDHKVWGLMLLTTLLHGPGILSFDAAIRLWWRRTRSGAKLA is encoded by the coding sequence ATGATCCTCGATAAATCCGTCGACGTTTATGCGCGCGTTTCCGCGATCCTCAACAAGGCGTCCCCGCTGGCGGACCTGCTGCTGAGGCTGTGGGTCGCCGAAGTATTCTGGCGGGCCGGCATGGTCAAAATCCAAAGCATGTATTCGACGATGTACATGTTTCAGCATGTATACCACGTTCCGCTATTGCCGCCGGATGTGGCGGCCTACATGGCGACAGGTATCGAGCTTGGCTTCCCGATATTGCTTGCATTGGGTCTGTTCACGCGGTTTGCGGCCGGCTTCCTGTTTGTCTACAACATCATCGCCGTGATTTCATTTCCGGCACTGTGGTCGACCGGCTTCACCGACCACAAGGTGTGGGGATTGATGTTGTTGACGACACTACTACATGGCCCCGGAATTTTATCATTTGACGCCGCAATTCGGCTATGGTGGCGTAGAACACGTAGCGGGGCAAAACTTGCGTAA
- a CDS encoding ArsR/SmtB family transcription factor — MKTSGKFPVGPMCNVTCFEQEKVARVKAGLVAEQKLLPQLAEFYKLLGNTTRLKILFALTQGELCVCDVAHVLELTVAATSHQLKLLRDQGWLSMRNDGKMVYYRANSGELLKALHDDLKILETRWR; from the coding sequence GTGAAAACATCAGGTAAATTCCCCGTCGGTCCAATGTGCAACGTGACCTGCTTCGAACAGGAGAAGGTTGCTCGCGTGAAAGCGGGACTTGTGGCTGAGCAAAAATTACTGCCTCAATTGGCCGAATTTTATAAGTTGCTCGGCAACACAACGCGGCTGAAGATACTCTTTGCGTTAACCCAAGGTGAACTGTGCGTTTGTGATGTCGCTCACGTTCTGGAACTTACAGTGGCGGCGACATCTCACCAGCTTAAGCTCTTGCGCGACCAAGGTTGGCTCTCCATGCGTAACGATGGAAAGATGGTTTATTACCGGGCGAACAGTGGCGAGTTGCTCAAGGCACTTCATGATGATTTGAAGATACTGGAAACACGATGGAGGTAA
- a CDS encoding ArsR/SmtB family transcription factor has translation MDEDAYVSQKLAALGHPARLKMIRLLVQAGPDGIAAGKLGEACGLAANAVTFHLQKLTHAGLIKSRREGQFILYSAQFDTLLDMTQALTGACCADSQDKCGERCPTTKAASRAIEY, from the coding sequence ATGGATGAAGACGCTTACGTTTCTCAGAAGCTCGCAGCACTTGGCCATCCAGCTCGACTGAAGATGATCAGGCTGTTGGTGCAGGCCGGGCCTGATGGCATCGCGGCTGGGAAATTGGGCGAGGCCTGCGGCCTTGCCGCCAACGCAGTGACATTTCATCTGCAGAAATTAACCCATGCAGGGTTGATCAAGAGTCGACGCGAGGGACAGTTCATCCTGTACAGCGCCCAGTTCGACACCCTACTGGATATGACCCAGGCGCTGACCGGAGCTTGCTGTGCTGATTCCCAAGACAAATGTGGCGAACGCTGTCCCACCACGAAAGCAGCGAGCCGAGCTATCGAGTACTGA